In one window of Clupea harengus chromosome 4, Ch_v2.0.2, whole genome shotgun sequence DNA:
- the LOC105889748 gene encoding LHFPL tetraspan subfamily member 4 protein-like yields MLPSQEASKIYHENYMRNSRTIGLLWAIFTICLAIINVIVFSQPFWIGDSLSTPQAGHFGLFHYCIGPGAPSKEMTCQGSISDFSAIPSTAFKAASFFVLLSMVLILSCIACMALFFFCNIATVYKTCAWMQLLCAVCLVFGCIIFPDGWDAEVVRDLCGEETGKYTLGRCSMRWAYILAIIGILDALILSFLAFVLGNRQSDSFFEEVRTENKDMAVSRIEVQERRNPRYTGQRF; encoded by the exons ATGCTGCCTTCGCAAGAAGCGTCTAAGATCTACCATGAGAATTACATGAGGAATTCCAGAACAATCGGGCTTTTATGGGCGATATTTACAATATGCTTAGCTATCATCAACGTGATCGTCTTCTCTCAACCCTTCTGGATTGGCGACAGCTTGAGCACGCCACAAGCAGGCCACTTCGGCTTATTTCATTACTGTATTGGGCCCGGCGCCCCGAGCAAGGAGATGACCTGTCAGGGCAGTATCTCGGACTTCAGCGCCATCCCCTCCACCGCCTTCAAAGCGGCGTCTTTCTTCGTGCTGCTGTCCATGGTTCTCATCCTCAGCTGCATCGCCTGCATGgcgctcttcttcttctgcaatATCGCCACTGTCTACAAGACGTGTGCGTGGATGCAGCTTCTCTGTG CCGTGTGCTTGGTGTTTGGCTGCATCATCTTCCCTGACGGCTGGGACGCTGAGGTGGTGAGAGACTTGTGTGGGGAGGAGACGGGGAAGTACACCCTGGGGAGATGCTCCATGCGCTGGGCCTACATCCTGGCTATCATTGGCATTCTGGAcgccctcatcctctctttcctgGCCTTCGTATTAGGAAACCGACAGAGCGACTCCTTCTTTGAGGAAGTCAGAACTGAAAACAAAG acatgGCTGTGTCCAGG ATTGAGGTACAGGAGAGAAGAAATCCTCGGTATACTGGGCAGAGGTTCTGA